The following coding sequences are from one Perognathus longimembris pacificus isolate PPM17 chromosome 13, ASM2315922v1, whole genome shotgun sequence window:
- the LOC125362296 gene encoding synaptonemal complex protein 1-like has translation MRVLTEELQLMRSKYESQTEEIAKLTHKLYSIKLQTKKYKEISKVSAASENLHIGKCEQLEEENKFLKEQLQSLQSKKDSLAEENTKLKEDQKHLTESCKCIIAMTEQYRIFLTQKTESEISEQEEKVSNFIQEQTRARAYQDSVWTSTVQAQQSKISQLSSKLLE, from the exons ATGCGTGTCctcacagaggagttacagctcaTGAGAAGCAAATATGAGTCACAGACAGAAGAAATTGCAAAGCTGACTCATAAACTATACAGCATAAAACTTCagacaaagaaatacaaagaaatctcTAAG GTTTCTGCTGCCTCAGAGAATCTGCACATTGGCAAATGTGAACagctggaagaagaaaataaattcctcAAAGAGCAGTTACAGTCCCTGCAAAGCAAAAAGGATTCACTGGCTGAGGAGAATACAAAGTTGAAGGAAGACCAAAAACATCTTACTGAGAGTTGCAAGTGTATCATAGCTATGACAGAACAGTACAGAATATTCCTCACACAAAAAACGGAAAGCGAAATAagtgaacaagaagaaaaagtgtcCAACTTTATACAg gaGCAAACCAGAGCTCGAGCATATCAAGACTCTGTTTGGACATCGACAGTGCAAGCACAACAATCTAAAATCTCCCAGCTATCAAGTAAACTCCTGGAGTAA